Proteins from a genomic interval of uncultured Methanocorpusculum sp.:
- a CDS encoding SAM-dependent methyltransferase has product MKIRKISKRSLQNSASEPWVDTTRRVYCEGEYAFVPVKEGYPFDGEIPDRRPYSGPGYQRMGDTLLLHGDAPTADEFAALVAWENPACVIHAATHEGVMRIPTAVVLFGEPHDVTFREAGITYTLDPSKVMFSQGNRGEKLRRRSLVKPGERIADMFAGIGYFTLSVALAGGNVHAVEINPVSFAYLQKNIEANGLAGRVTPELGDCREKLSGIYDRILMGHFEAPEFLQTALDHAGPGTVLHVHGVGDRKNDITETLEGAGFTYIISEHKVKKYAGRLWHSVWDVNLV; this is encoded by the coding sequence ATGAAGATCAGGAAGATTTCGAAGCGATCGCTCCAGAACTCAGCGAGTGAACCCTGGGTAGATACGACCCGCCGCGTCTACTGCGAAGGAGAGTATGCCTTCGTTCCAGTGAAGGAAGGCTATCCCTTCGACGGCGAGATCCCCGACCGCCGTCCATACTCAGGTCCCGGCTATCAGCGGATGGGAGACACCCTTCTTTTACACGGCGATGCTCCGACAGCTGACGAGTTCGCCGCTCTCGTCGCATGGGAAAATCCTGCCTGTGTGATTCACGCCGCAACCCACGAAGGGGTCATGCGCATCCCAACGGCCGTCGTTCTCTTTGGCGAGCCGCACGACGTGACGTTTCGGGAGGCCGGCATCACCTACACGCTCGACCCGTCAAAGGTGATGTTCTCGCAAGGGAACCGGGGCGAAAAACTCCGGCGCCGTTCTCTCGTGAAGCCTGGCGAGCGGATCGCCGACATGTTTGCCGGCATCGGCTATTTTACCCTCTCGGTGGCGCTTGCCGGCGGCAATGTGCATGCGGTTGAAATAAACCCAGTCTCTTTTGCCTATCTGCAGAAAAATATCGAGGCGAACGGCCTTGCGGGCCGCGTCACGCCGGAGCTCGGCGACTGCCGTGAGAAACTTTCCGGGATCTACGACCGGATCCTCATGGGACATTTCGAAGCTCCCGAATTTTTACAAACCGCTCTGGACCATGCGGGGCCCGGGACCGTTCTGCATGTTCATGGTGTCGGTGACCGGAAAAACGACATCACCGAGACCCTCGAAGGGGCAGGTTTTACGTATATTATCAGCGAACATAAAGTAAAGAAGTATGCGGGGCGCCTCTGGCACTCGGTCTGGGATGTGAACCTGGTATGA
- a CDS encoding 60S ribosomal export protein NMD3, which yields MSLTQGFCPKCGAPSENGELCGKCRVKDTVWVTIAPRAECILCPTCGSIKTSGIWSDTAVDKEDLGQSLVNGVIVFHKDVEDIEKEISIIDTSSNRSLATVHVSGNLYGIPLEETTKVKIVWAREQCDRCCRIAGSYYEGVIQVRASGRKPTPFELRRAAEIAYQVEDQLQTAGDRLSFVSDIDETKDGIDIVFSSQTIGAAISHDICGALGGSFTTHPKLVGQKAGINIYRVTYSLRLPRFSRGDIIKHGREYFQILRQTKDTLFVRDLATGQSRAFREDENDPLLGNIHEPETGVVIYKDAGLLGFLNLKTEATEEIAERSWLDTKEGDTILFVRDGETLVLIGRDEDQEDFEAIAPELSE from the coding sequence ATGAGCCTCACACAAGGATTCTGTCCCAAATGCGGTGCTCCGTCGGAAAACGGCGAACTCTGCGGCAAATGCCGGGTCAAAGACACGGTATGGGTAACCATCGCTCCCCGTGCAGAGTGCATTCTCTGCCCGACCTGCGGGTCCATAAAAACCTCCGGCATCTGGTCGGACACTGCGGTCGACAAAGAGGACCTCGGTCAGTCGCTTGTTAACGGCGTCATCGTATTCCACAAAGACGTCGAAGACATCGAAAAAGAGATCAGCATCATCGACACGAGCAGCAACCGGTCCCTTGCTACGGTCCATGTTTCCGGGAATCTGTACGGCATCCCTCTCGAAGAGACCACCAAAGTCAAGATCGTCTGGGCCCGCGAACAGTGCGACCGGTGCTGCCGGATCGCCGGAAGCTACTACGAAGGCGTCATCCAGGTCAGAGCCTCGGGACGAAAACCGACCCCATTCGAACTGCGCCGTGCGGCCGAGATCGCCTATCAGGTTGAAGACCAGCTCCAGACGGCAGGAGACCGGCTCTCGTTCGTCTCGGACATCGACGAAACCAAAGACGGGATCGACATCGTCTTCAGCTCGCAGACGATCGGAGCCGCCATCTCCCACGACATATGCGGGGCACTCGGCGGTTCCTTTACCACCCACCCGAAACTCGTCGGTCAAAAAGCCGGCATCAACATCTACCGGGTGACCTACTCGCTTCGTCTGCCGAGATTTTCCCGCGGCGACATCATCAAACACGGCCGGGAATACTTCCAGATCCTTCGTCAGACGAAAGACACCCTCTTCGTCCGTGATCTCGCGACCGGTCAGTCCCGTGCCTTCAGAGAGGATGAAAACGATCCCCTTCTTGGAAACATCCACGAACCCGAGACGGGCGTCGTCATCTACAAGGATGCCGGGCTTTTAGGTTTTCTCAACCTCAAGACCGAAGCGACCGAAGAGATTGCTGAGCGTTCCTGGCTCGACACAAAGGAAGGCGACACCATCCTCTTCGTTCGTGACGGAGAAACGCTGGTTCTGATAGGAAGAGATGAAGATCAGGAAGATTTCGAAGCGATCGCTCCAGAACTCAGCGAGTGA
- a CDS encoding GHMP kinase, whose protein sequence is MGRSCITFAPGHISGYFQRIDGISAQTTGSLGAGIVIDKGVTVEMREASEVRIEISDGSMDDWLIREVLASLDVTAEVKVIVDLPIGAGFGMSAAGLLAAYSAANCVFQLEMTAQDIATAAHEVEVSHGTGLGDVAAATGGGLVVRTHPGISGVTTRLYPDDEFWTISFGGISTHDVITSHEKMEQVATAFPEREPATLEEFMENSLSFTEKSGLLPPDLLPVLAACKAAGVPASMMMLGNGVFAVGPAAENVLKQFGEPILLHVSRSGPVILEENYV, encoded by the coding sequence ATGGGACGTTCTTGCATAACGTTTGCTCCGGGTCATATCTCCGGCTACTTCCAGCGGATCGACGGCATCTCTGCCCAGACGACCGGGAGTCTCGGCGCAGGGATCGTCATCGACAAAGGCGTGACGGTCGAGATGCGTGAAGCATCCGAAGTTAGAATCGAGATCAGCGACGGCAGTATGGACGACTGGCTGATCCGGGAGGTCCTTGCCTCACTCGACGTGACAGCCGAGGTCAAGGTCATCGTGGATCTTCCAATTGGGGCCGGATTCGGGATGAGCGCTGCGGGACTTCTTGCGGCGTATTCAGCTGCAAACTGCGTGTTTCAGCTTGAGATGACAGCCCAGGATATCGCCACCGCGGCCCACGAGGTCGAGGTATCTCACGGAACCGGCCTCGGCGATGTGGCCGCGGCTACAGGCGGGGGTCTCGTTGTTAGAACGCACCCGGGCATCTCGGGCGTGACGACCCGTCTCTATCCTGATGACGAGTTCTGGACGATCTCGTTTGGCGGCATCTCCACGCACGACGTCATCACCTCGCATGAAAAAATGGAGCAGGTCGCCACCGCGTTCCCGGAACGCGAGCCGGCAACCCTTGAAGAGTTTATGGAGAATTCGCTCTCCTTCACGGAAAAAAGCGGGCTTCTGCCGCCCGACCTCCTGCCCGTCCTTGCCGCCTGCAAAGCGGCAGGCGTTCCCGCATCCATGATGATGCTTGGAAACGGCGTTTTTGCCGTCGGTCCCGCGGCTGAAAATGTTTTGAAACAGTTCGGCGAACCGATTCTACTGCATGTCAGCAGATCCGGTCCTGTCATTCTCGAGGAAAATTATGTCTGA
- a CDS encoding 5-formyltetrahydrofolate cyclo-ligase: protein MTKKAELRTILKERREALSLGDRREKGYYITCRLQELLKPYHTVLAYIAKDPEVESMVIVNCLLEEGKTVVVPIIEKETHTLRLSYLTSMDQLEPGTFRVPEPLTHEKPAPASSIDAVLVPMVGFDRKGHRLGYGAGYYDRFFEANPDIPRIGMAYACQEVDSIPTEPFDARMDYVVTEDEVIWCGRAST, encoded by the coding sequence ATGACGAAGAAAGCAGAGCTTCGCACTATACTAAAAGAACGACGCGAAGCTCTGTCTTTGGGTGACCGGCGGGAGAAGGGATATTATATCACCTGCCGGCTGCAGGAACTTTTGAAACCCTATCATACGGTCCTTGCCTACATCGCGAAGGATCCTGAGGTGGAGTCGATGGTGATCGTGAACTGCCTCCTGGAAGAAGGGAAGACGGTGGTCGTCCCGATCATCGAGAAAGAGACCCACACGCTTCGGCTCTCGTATCTCACCTCGATGGACCAGCTGGAGCCGGGCACGTTCCGAGTCCCGGAACCGCTCACCCATGAAAAACCCGCCCCGGCATCTTCGATCGACGCGGTCCTTGTCCCGATGGTGGGGTTCGACCGAAAGGGGCACAGGCTGGGATATGGTGCGGGATATTATGACCGCTTTTTTGAAGCAAATCCTGATATCCCAAGAATTGGGATGGCGTATGCCTGTCAGGAGGTCGACTCGATCCCGACGGAGCCGTTCGATGCCCGGATGGATTATGTCGTGACCGAGGATGAGGTCATTTGGTGTGGGCGGGCTTCCACGTAG
- the coaBC gene encoding bifunctional phosphopantothenoylcysteine decarboxylase/phosphopantothenate--cysteine ligase CoaBC yields MKRLNNIHIVLGVCGSIATVETIKLAHELRRRGAKVTGIISPAGCGIIHPDALTYACQNPALTEITGMVEHVKYCGEGGEADLLLIAPATANTVGKIACGIDDTIITTFATTAIGRGLPVVVVPAMHESMYRHPAVRKNLETLNEFGIDIVPPRMEEEKAKIAGIEEICLYAERAVSSKKLAGKRVLISGGSCREELDDVRILTTRSSGTMAKELALEAFRLGAEVTLVMNPMHGIVPCVKNVPVITAADMHDAVLRESKGADYYLSAAAISDFAPKKVDGKIKSGSAASVTLEPLEKLITKISEKGVKTVGFKLGRDAEEEGLHLLEYDNIVLVLANKPETMGSPFGEYVFLRKDGKETVCGTKDEIAGKVWDVLA; encoded by the coding sequence ATGAAAAGACTCAACAATATCCACATCGTTCTCGGCGTATGCGGCAGTATCGCCACCGTCGAGACGATCAAACTCGCGCACGAGCTCAGGCGCCGGGGAGCGAAAGTGACCGGCATCATCAGCCCCGCGGGGTGCGGGATCATCCATCCCGATGCGCTGACCTATGCATGTCAGAACCCGGCGCTGACAGAGATCACCGGCATGGTCGAGCATGTCAAATACTGCGGCGAAGGAGGCGAGGCGGATCTTCTTTTGATTGCTCCGGCCACGGCGAACACCGTTGGAAAGATCGCCTGCGGGATCGACGACACGATCATCACGACCTTTGCGACCACGGCGATCGGCCGGGGTCTGCCGGTCGTCGTCGTCCCGGCGATGCATGAATCGATGTACCGCCACCCGGCAGTCAGGAAAAATCTCGAGACCCTCAACGAGTTCGGGATTGATATTGTTCCCCCGCGAATGGAAGAGGAGAAGGCAAAGATCGCCGGAATCGAAGAGATATGTCTGTATGCCGAGCGGGCAGTCTCGTCAAAGAAGCTTGCAGGCAAACGCGTCCTCATCTCCGGCGGGTCATGCCGCGAAGAACTGGACGATGTTCGGATCCTGACGACGAGATCCAGCGGGACGATGGCAAAGGAGCTTGCGCTTGAGGCATTCCGGCTCGGCGCCGAGGTGACCCTCGTGATGAATCCGATGCACGGCATTGTTCCCTGCGTGAAAAACGTCCCGGTGATCACCGCTGCCGATATGCACGACGCGGTCCTTCGCGAATCAAAAGGAGCGGATTATTATCTCTCGGCCGCTGCGATCTCCGACTTTGCCCCAAAAAAGGTGGACGGCAAGATCAAAAGCGGATCGGCCGCGTCCGTAACGCTCGAACCGCTTGAAAAACTGATAACCAAAATCTCCGAAAAAGGTGTGAAAACCGTCGGCTTCAAGCTCGGTAGGGACGCAGAAGAAGAAGGACTCCATCTTCTCGAATACGATAATATCGTCCTTGTTCTTGCAAACAAACCTGAGACGATGGGCTCTCCCTTCGGCGAGTATGTCTTTTTACGAAAAGACGGCAAAGAAACGGTGTGTGGAACAAAAGACGAAATAGCAGGGAAAGTATGGGACGTTCTTGCATAA
- a CDS encoding DUF424 domain-containing protein, producing the protein MYLKIHNIPGQGSILAACDAELMGKTLTSPLCDVQIDSSFYGDTRATEEELLATLADTCSANLMGKRVCDIAIKAGLLEIESCLLIEGVPHAQIYGV; encoded by the coding sequence ATGTACCTCAAGATACACAATATCCCCGGACAGGGAAGCATCCTCGCCGCATGCGATGCTGAACTCATGGGAAAAACATTGACCAGTCCTTTATGCGACGTTCAAATAGACTCCTCCTTCTACGGCGATACGAGAGCGACCGAAGAGGAACTTCTGGCAACTCTCGCCGACACATGCAGCGCGAATCTGATGGGCAAACGCGTCTGCGATATAGCGATCAAAGCAGGCCTTCTCGAAATAGAATCCTGCCTGCTGATCGAAGGCGTACCCCACGCCCAGATCTACGGAGTATAA
- a CDS encoding 4-phosphopantoate--beta-alanine ligase, whose translation MSDIPASHPRYKSLITREQLAGYAKIGVVSMEGLTSHGRGEAFDYLFGEKTSASALEAEKLAARVLLAAKHPVLSINGNTAALAEKEIAQLQKASGAEVEVNLFHRTDERMALVTNVLEEAGCIVSKGPVERCVPLPHARGLCRPDGIGSADVVLVPLEDGDRCEALVSMGKLVITVDLNPIDRTSKTATLPIIDEVTRALPNIALECDRLKASGEAVVMPKIDARYFLRQAVKDIQEFLSHALD comes from the coding sequence ATGTCTGATATCCCAGCATCCCATCCAAGATACAAATCGCTTATCACGAGAGAACAGCTTGCCGGTTACGCAAAAATCGGCGTCGTTTCCATGGAAGGTTTGACCTCCCACGGACGCGGCGAAGCCTTCGACTATCTGTTCGGCGAAAAAACATCCGCCTCGGCCCTTGAAGCCGAAAAACTTGCCGCACGCGTTCTGCTCGCCGCAAAACACCCGGTCCTTTCCATCAACGGAAACACAGCTGCCCTCGCAGAAAAAGAGATCGCCCAGCTGCAGAAGGCAAGCGGCGCCGAGGTCGAGGTGAACCTCTTTCACCGGACCGATGAGAGGATGGCGCTTGTCACAAACGTTCTCGAAGAGGCAGGCTGCATCGTCTCCAAAGGCCCTGTCGAGCGGTGCGTCCCCCTTCCCCATGCCCGCGGTCTCTGCCGTCCCGACGGGATCGGTTCGGCCGACGTCGTTTTAGTTCCCCTTGAAGACGGCGACCGGTGCGAAGCCCTCGTTTCGATGGGCAAACTGGTGATCACCGTCGATCTGAACCCGATCGACCGCACTTCCAAAACAGCCACCCTGCCGATCATCGACGAAGTCACCCGTGCCCTGCCCAACATCGCTCTGGAATGCGACCGGCTCAAGGCCTCGGGCGAGGCCGTCGTCATGCCAAAAATCGACGCAAGATATTTCCTCAGGCAGGCTGTAAAGGATATTCAGGAATTCCTTTCCCATGCTCTGGATTGA
- a CDS encoding GNAT family N-acetyltransferase: MNIVKINDNDKAKYMELLLIADEQVSMIEKYLYRGDMFALYDDDVRAICVITQEQAGMFELKNIVTVPKYQRKGYGQKLIAFIVDYYNKSGSELYVGTGDSPTILRFYEKCGFVKSHVVKNFFVDNYDHAMYEDGQQLIDMIYLKRHLGSRIT; this comes from the coding sequence ATGAACATTGTAAAAATCAATGATAACGACAAGGCGAAATATATGGAATTGCTGCTTATTGCAGATGAACAGGTAAGTATGATAGAAAAATACTTATATCGTGGTGATATGTTCGCTTTGTATGATGATGATGTTAGGGCAATTTGCGTTATTACACAAGAGCAGGCAGGTATGTTTGAACTCAAGAATATTGTTACCGTTCCCAAATATCAAAGGAAAGGGTATGGACAAAAGCTAATTGCCTTTATTGTTGATTACTACAATAAGTCTGGTAGCGAATTATATGTTGGAACGGGCGATAGTCCTACGATACTTCGTTTCTACGAAAAATGTGGATTTGTAAAGTCGCACGTTGTTAAAAATTTTTTTGTAGATAATTACGACCATGCTATGTATGAAGACGGACAGCAGCTAATTGATATGATTTATTTGAAAAGACATCTGGGATCTCGCATTACATGA
- a CDS encoding DUF4062 domain-containing protein, whose translation MIRSDDPTSKLNPEVNIEEIIKNTIGEENRFKNTYIPVFVSSPKVGLEEERNAVNLLLQEMGLDPKAMEFFGAKPEPPLETCLNVLDEAKLFVLILGMRYGTSYSCDEGRNSPYTGKSYTEIEYEAAVKKGMRVLAYCINEKEAKVHPIYVDRGDDAKKTRRIQK comes from the coding sequence ATGATTAGAAGTGACGATCCAACCTCAAAATTAAACCCTGAAGTGAATATCGAAGAGATTATTAAAAATACAATTGGTGAAGAAAACCGATTTAAAAATACCTACATCCCAGTATTTGTAAGTTCACCAAAGGTTGGTCTAGAAGAAGAGCGAAATGCCGTCAATCTGTTACTTCAAGAAATGGGATTGGATCCAAAAGCAATGGAATTTTTTGGTGCGAAACCAGAACCACCATTGGAAACATGTCTGAACGTATTAGATGAAGCAAAACTATTTGTTTTAATTCTAGGAATGCGATATGGGACTTCATATTCCTGTGATGAAGGAAGAAATAGCCCATATACTGGAAAATCATACACAGAAATAGAATATGAGGCAGCCGTAAAAAAAGGGATGAGGGTACTTGCCTACTGCATTAATGAAAAAGAAGCAAAAGTTCATCCTATTTACGTAGATAGAGGAGATGATGCAAAAAAAACTCGAAGAATTCAAAAATAA